Proteins encoded by one window of Prosthecobacter vanneervenii:
- a CDS encoding PQQ-dependent sugar dehydrogenase, whose translation MNSGKSARSLVCWLTLCLLATQGRADFPPLALKAVSQQQIVSPTDIANAGDGSGRLFVCDQSGIVYIIRDGMLLPQPFLDARSKLVPRAPTTYLFPLSSSYEERGLLSIAFHPNYNQRDGLGQPKPGFGKFYIFYSAPSPNVASGSSPVNCRSTISEFSVSTTDPNTADINSERVVLSYDKPQANHNGGQLRFGPDGLLYISAGDGGGQHDNQDGHAGGSGTSSPGPSGGLGNAQDKTRLLGKILRIDPLGSSGPGGQYGIPATNPFVGAGGGVREEIYAFGLRNPWRFSFDDGPGGNGTMFEADVGQDKVEEVNIITSGGNYGWRVMEGTLTHDGTAPNSGLPLISPIAQYAHIGVTTGTPALPQIGASIIGGFVYRGSAIPALQGRYVFGDYSQSIASANGTLLGIEETSPGSGTWNFSKLVIAGGNPLTTRVYAFGRDEAGEIYVATKVSRGPFELDANGKPTGAIYKIVQAQVSTATLTPAHDNSIYSDFVNNSNALGDLYSGNNANSAPRRALFSFDVTSGLPGGAQVTSASLTLNLKNAASNLNHPMATMALYSLKAGWGEGTSLASGGGGSGTAATTGDATWIASLYDATSPIRWVTPGGVFSSTSSATNTVGTALGSYVWSSQQMGADVQGWLTTPASNFGWILVGDESASATARVFTSREGSASLQPKLVVSYNPVAPPLSRRDSWLRQYYPTPGTYVDDNADPDNDGVANLVEYAFAFSPLSANSASAGLQAGVSAAAGNTTFTLVFRRDPRATDLTYQMQTSDDLVTWSTITQSSAGGAPSGTGFVTETDAPGESPVKNVTAAETLSVNPRRFARLRIIRVAQ comes from the coding sequence ATGAATTCAGGAAAATCTGCCCGTTCTTTGGTCTGCTGGCTGACCCTGTGTTTGCTGGCCACCCAAGGGCGGGCGGACTTTCCACCACTCGCGCTCAAAGCAGTCAGCCAGCAGCAGATCGTTTCGCCCACTGACATCGCCAATGCAGGTGATGGATCTGGGCGGTTGTTTGTCTGTGACCAGTCAGGCATTGTTTACATCATTCGCGATGGCATGCTGCTGCCGCAGCCTTTCTTGGATGCTCGCTCCAAGCTCGTGCCACGAGCCCCCACCACTTACCTCTTCCCGTTGAGCTCCAGCTACGAGGAGCGTGGACTGCTCAGCATCGCTTTTCATCCGAACTACAATCAGCGGGACGGCCTCGGTCAGCCAAAACCGGGCTTCGGCAAATTCTACATCTTTTACAGCGCCCCCTCCCCCAATGTGGCCAGCGGCAGCAGCCCGGTGAACTGCCGCAGCACGATCTCCGAATTCAGCGTCTCCACGACAGATCCCAATACGGCAGACATCAACTCCGAGCGCGTAGTGCTGTCCTATGACAAGCCGCAGGCAAATCACAACGGCGGTCAGCTGCGTTTTGGTCCGGATGGTCTTCTCTACATCAGTGCCGGCGATGGCGGTGGCCAGCATGACAATCAAGATGGTCACGCCGGAGGCAGCGGCACGAGTTCTCCCGGGCCTTCAGGTGGCCTGGGCAATGCGCAAGACAAGACGCGCCTGCTGGGCAAAATTTTGCGCATCGATCCCCTCGGCAGCAGTGGCCCCGGCGGACAGTACGGCATTCCTGCGACCAACCCCTTCGTAGGCGCAGGCGGCGGTGTGCGAGAGGAGATCTACGCCTTCGGCCTGCGCAATCCCTGGCGCTTTTCCTTTGATGACGGCCCTGGCGGTAACGGCACCATGTTCGAGGCCGATGTAGGGCAGGACAAAGTGGAGGAGGTGAACATCATCACCTCTGGCGGCAACTATGGCTGGCGCGTTATGGAGGGAACCCTGACTCACGACGGCACGGCGCCAAACAGCGGCCTGCCTTTGATCTCCCCCATCGCACAGTATGCCCACATAGGCGTCACCACAGGCACTCCGGCATTGCCCCAGATCGGTGCCTCGATCATCGGCGGTTTTGTATACCGTGGCTCGGCTATCCCTGCGCTGCAGGGCAGGTACGTGTTTGGCGACTACAGTCAGTCGATCGCCTCGGCCAATGGTACCCTGCTTGGTATTGAAGAAACATCGCCAGGCTCAGGCACTTGGAATTTCAGCAAACTCGTCATTGCTGGCGGCAACCCGCTCACGACTCGTGTTTATGCATTCGGACGCGATGAGGCAGGAGAAATCTATGTAGCCACCAAGGTCTCTCGCGGTCCCTTTGAGCTCGATGCCAATGGCAAGCCGACCGGAGCCATATACAAAATCGTTCAGGCCCAGGTTTCCACCGCAACGCTGACGCCGGCGCATGATAACTCGATCTACTCTGACTTTGTGAACAACAGCAATGCTCTGGGAGATCTCTATTCTGGCAACAACGCCAACTCGGCACCGCGTCGCGCACTGTTCTCATTTGATGTTACCTCCGGGCTGCCCGGTGGCGCTCAGGTCACCTCGGCTTCGCTGACGCTCAATCTGAAAAACGCAGCGAGTAATCTCAACCACCCCATGGCAACAATGGCGCTCTATTCACTCAAAGCAGGCTGGGGGGAGGGAACCTCCCTGGCTAGCGGTGGCGGTGGTTCTGGAACAGCAGCGACGACTGGGGATGCAACATGGATCGCAAGCCTCTACGATGCCACCAGCCCTATCCGCTGGGTCACACCTGGCGGTGTTTTCAGTTCCACCTCCTCCGCCACCAACACTGTCGGCACGGCTCTGGGATCTTATGTCTGGAGCTCGCAGCAGATGGGCGCAGATGTGCAAGGCTGGCTCACCACTCCAGCCAGCAACTTTGGCTGGATCTTGGTTGGGGACGAAAGCGCCAGCGCCACCGCTCGCGTCTTCACCAGTCGCGAAGGCAGTGCCTCTCTGCAGCCAAAGCTGGTCGTCAGCTATAATCCGGTGGCTCCTCCTCTGAGTCGGCGCGACTCCTGGCTCAGGCAGTACTATCCGACGCCCGGCACCTATGTGGACGACAATGCAGATCCGGACAATGATGGTGTGGCCAATCTGGTGGAATACGCCTTTGCCTTCTCCCCACTTAGTGCCAACAGCGCGAGTGCGGGGCTGCAGGCAGGAGTGAGCGCTGCCGCTGGAAATACCACGTTCACTCTGGTCTTCCGCCGCGACCCCCGTGCCACAGACCTTACCTATCAAATGCAGACCAGCGATGATTTGGTGACATGGAGCACCATCACACAAAGCTCGGCTGGGGGCGCTCCTTCCGGCACTGGCTTCGTCACTGAGACCGATGCCCCTGGAGAATCTCCTGTGAAAAACGTCACTGCTGCCGAAACCCTGAGCGTCAACCCACGACGCTTCGCCAGACTTCGGATCATCCGCGTGGCCCAATGA
- the purD gene encoding phosphoribosylamine--glycine ligase → MKILVTGKGGREHALITALSESPQKHELFAHPGSDAIATLATRVEAASLPELITWMKNNSIDLCMAGEEALLVKDSGLSNLCAEAGIPCWGPRKEIAQLEASKTYAKKFLKRHGIPTADFTICTNVAEAKAALTELPIVLKFDGLAAGKGVAVCTAKDEAEAFVDDVMEKRCFGPGDLLVEKCLTGPEISVFASVCDDKYQILMPARDYKRIRDNDQGPNTGGMGAVASLELAAPDLMQRIEREIVQPTVQGILKDGLTYRGFLYFGLMLTPTGPQVIEYNCRFGDPEAEAVLPMVRGDFATYAFEAAKGNLQPDLISFEPGWSICLISASAGYPASSHSGDVISGLESVSGARVYHCGTKKNAMGQFETNGGRVLAIVAQGATRVEAREKAYAQSAKVTFDGLQRRSDIGKMHFE, encoded by the coding sequence ATGAAAATCCTCGTCACAGGCAAAGGCGGACGCGAACACGCCCTCATCACCGCGCTCAGCGAATCCCCGCAGAAGCACGAACTCTTTGCGCACCCTGGCAGCGACGCCATCGCCACTCTCGCCACCCGCGTGGAAGCCGCCAGCCTGCCCGAGCTGATCACCTGGATGAAGAACAACAGCATCGACCTCTGCATGGCTGGTGAAGAGGCTCTTCTCGTCAAAGACAGTGGTCTTTCCAATCTCTGCGCCGAGGCCGGCATCCCCTGCTGGGGCCCCCGCAAGGAAATCGCCCAGCTCGAAGCCTCCAAGACCTACGCCAAAAAATTCCTCAAGCGCCACGGCATCCCCACCGCCGACTTCACCATCTGCACCAATGTCGCCGAGGCCAAGGCAGCGCTGACTGAGTTGCCCATAGTGCTCAAGTTCGATGGCCTCGCCGCCGGCAAAGGCGTTGCGGTTTGCACCGCCAAAGACGAGGCCGAAGCCTTCGTCGATGATGTCATGGAAAAGCGCTGCTTCGGCCCCGGCGATCTCCTCGTCGAGAAATGCCTCACCGGCCCCGAGATCTCCGTCTTCGCCTCCGTTTGCGACGACAAATATCAGATCCTCATGCCCGCGCGCGACTACAAGCGCATTCGCGATAACGATCAGGGCCCCAACACTGGCGGCATGGGCGCCGTCGCCTCTTTGGAACTCGCAGCCCCCGACCTCATGCAGCGCATTGAGCGCGAGATCGTCCAGCCCACCGTGCAGGGCATCCTGAAAGACGGCCTCACCTACCGCGGCTTCCTCTACTTCGGCCTCATGCTCACCCCCACCGGCCCTCAGGTCATCGAGTACAATTGCCGCTTTGGTGACCCCGAAGCCGAGGCAGTCCTCCCCATGGTGCGCGGAGACTTCGCCACCTACGCCTTCGAAGCCGCCAAAGGAAACCTGCAGCCCGATCTCATTAGCTTCGAACCCGGCTGGAGCATCTGCCTCATCAGCGCCAGCGCCGGTTACCCCGCCTCATCCCATAGTGGCGATGTCATCTCAGGCTTGGAATCCGTCAGTGGCGCTCGTGTGTATCACTGCGGCACCAAAAAGAATGCCATGGGGCAGTTCGAAACCAACGGCGGTCGTGTTCTCGCGATCGTCGCACAGGGAGCGACTCGCGTCGAAGCCCGGGAGAAAGCCTATGCTCAGAGCGCCAAGGTCACTTTTGATGGCTTGCAACGGCGCTCCGATATTGGGAAAATGCACTTTGAATGA